The Brassica oleracea var. oleracea cultivar TO1000 chromosome C6, BOL, whole genome shotgun sequence genome includes a region encoding these proteins:
- the LOC106298046 gene encoding uncharacterized protein LOC106298046, with protein MLETVPHLFLHCDYAKKVWASSLFSPHFDPDNFTDITAFSDALKHCKSSVCLPPLGILSDIFPWVCWSLWTARNKLIFEDRKISPEESVSKAIWNAREWNSAQSVTSPPPEPRHKTLNIPDQDVLTLGFSDAAWKKETNTAAYGCIFFNKEGQIIH; from the coding sequence ATGCTAGAGACAGTTCCTCATCTATTCCTCCACTGCGACTACGCCAAGAAAGTGTGGGCATCCTCTCTGTTCTCACCGCACTTCGACCCCGACAACTTTACGGACATTACAGCATTTTCTGATGCATTGAAACACTGCAAAAGCTCAGTCTGCCTCCCTCCCCTGGGAATTTTATCAGATATATTCCCATGGGTCTGCTGGAGCTTATGGACAGCTAGAAACAAACTGATTTTTGAGGATAGGAAGATATCACCTGAGGAGTCAGTTTCTAAGGCTATCTGGAATGCCCGAGAATGGAACTCAGCACAAAGTGTTACCTCACCACCACCAGAACCGCGACACAAGACGTTGAACATACCCGATCAGGATGTTCTAACTCTTGGTTTCTCTGATGCTGCTTGGAAAAAAGAAACTAATACTGCAGCTTATGGATGTATCTTCTTCAACAAGGAAGGACAGATCATACACTAG
- the LOC106296804 gene encoding mitochondrial protein import protein ZIM17: MANKVACLSPALAPTYSPITFNRKPINFHKPHLLSYKRNPVSALQHRSRTVRVVARKQRNRLFSVFGSLTDDDSELNPEEEGQVASVDIKLPRRSLQVEFSCNSCGERTKRLINRLAYERGLVFVQCGGCLKHHKLVDNLGFIVEYDFRKETSKDSTTDQI; encoded by the exons ATGGCGAATAAGGTGGCTTGTTTGTCCCCGGCTTTGGCTCCAACCTATTCTCCGATAACTTTTAATCGAAAGCCAATCAATTTCCACAAGCCGCATCTTCTCTCCTACAAGCGAAACCCTGTATCTGCTCTTCAACACAG GTCAAGAACTGTTCGAGTGGTAGCACGCAAGCAAAGGAATCGGTTGTTTTCTGTTTTTGGGTCTCTCACTGATGATGATTCCGAGTTAAACCCAGAAGAGGAG GGACAGGTTGCTTCTGTAGATATTAAGCTGCCAAGGAGAAGTTTGCAAGTGGAGTTCAGCTGCAACTCATGCGGAGAGAGAACTAAACGGCTTATCAATCGTTTGGCTTATGAGCGTGGCCTTGTCTTTGTCCAG TGTGGAGGATGTCTTAAGCATCATAAACTGGTTGACAATCTTGGTTTCATTGTTGAGTATGACTTCCGCAAAGAAACCTCCAAGGATTCAACTACTGATCAAATTTGA
- the LOC106296552 gene encoding phosphate transporter PHO1 homolog 1 isoform X1 gives MVKFTKQFEGQLVPEWKDAFVDYSQLKKDLKKIHLLTNKVEKKQTETSFIKTIKSSLGKLSIFGNKERESSRAIKVHTKLASSGSNSDVYETELLEKIADDTDAAKEFFVCLDTQLNKVNQFYKTKEKEFLERGECMKKQMEILIELKDAFKQKQANGESTQESKEDDSISCTISCEEDSVRSRTDQMQLQESCLDDLENNGVGALETPRSEESIKINSEDSKLRTVSGRVFNCQGKNLKIKIPLTNPSRTFSAISYLIKEDLINQSSSKKCGPDGVNKLRISKKKLSHAEKMIKGALTELYKGLNYLKTYRSLNMLAFMNILKKFDKVTEKQILPIYLKVVESSYFNSSDKVINLSDEVEEWFIKHFAGENRRKAMKYLKPHHRKESHSVTFFIGLFTGCFVALLAGYIIVAHLTGMYRKHSENTFYMETAYPVLSMFGLLFLHLFLYGCNIFMWRKARINYSFIFELGSKNELKFRDVFLICTASMSVIVGVMFVHLLLLAKGYSLRQVQVIPGLLLLVFFLILICPLNIFYKSSRYRLITVIRNIVFSPLYKVVMLDFFMADQLCSQVPMLRNLEYIACYYITGSYATQDYGYCMRVKYYRDLAYAVSFLPYYWRAMQCARRWFDEGETSHLVNLGKYVSAMLAAGTKVAYEKERSTGWLCLVVAMSSIATVYQLYWDFVKDWGLLQHNSNNPWLRNQLMLRQKYIYYFSMVLNLVLRLAWLQTVLHSSFEHVDYRVTGLFLAALEVIRRGHWNFYRLENEHLNNAGKFRAVKTVPLPFREVDEED, from the exons ATGGTGAAGTTCACAAAACAATTCGAGGGGCAGCTTGTACCTGAATGGAAAGACGCCTTTGTCGATTACTCTCAGCTCAAGAAGGACCTCAAAAAAATCCATTTGCTTACCAATAAAGTTGAGAAGAAACAAACAGAAACTTCCTTCATCAAAACCATCAAGTCCTCTTTAGGAAAGCTTTCCATTTTCGGAAACAAGGAACGCGAAAGCTCTCGTGCCATCAAA GTGCATACAAAGCTTGCCTCTTCTGGAAGTAACAGTGACGTGTATGAGACGGAACTTCTGGAGAAGATTGCTGATGATACCGACGCTGCAAAAGAGTTTTTTGTGTGTCTGGACACACAGCTTAACAAAGTGAACCAGTTCTACAAGACAAAGGAGAAAGAGTTCTTGGAGAGAGGAGAGTGTATGAAGAAGCAAATGGAGATACTCATTGAGCTCAAAGATGCTTTCAAACAAAAGCAAGCCAATGGAGAGTCTACTCAAGAATCAAAGGAAGACGATTCCATATCATGCACCATCTCATGCG AGGAAGACTCCGTTAGGAGCAGAACAGATCAAATGCAACTTCAAGAATCTTGCTTAGACGATTTGGAGAACAATGGAGTAGGAGCATTGGAGACCCCAAGATCAGAAGAATCGATCAAGATCAACAGCGAGGACTCCAAGCTGAGGACGGTTTCTGGTAGGGTTTTCAACTGTCAAGGGAAGAATCTCAAGATAAAGATTCCATTGACAAACCCTTCTCGTACATTCTCAGCTATAAGTTACTTGATCAAAGAAGATTTGATCAACCAGTCATCGTCCAAGAAATGTGGTCCAGATGGAGTCAACAAGCTGAGAATCAGCAAGAAAAAGCTAAGTCATGCTGAGAAAATGATCAAAGGAGCTTTGACAGAACTCTACAAAGGGTTAAATTATCTCAAAACTTACAGAAGCTTGAACATGTTAGCCTTCATGAACATTCTCAAGAAATTTGATAAG GTTACTGAAAAACAAATCCTTCCAATTTATCTCAAAGTGGTGGAGAGTTCTTACTTCAACAGTTCAGACAAG GTGATAAATCTATCAGATGAAGTTGAAGAATGGTTCATCAAGCACTTCGCAGGAGAAAATCGCAGAAAGGCGATGAAATATCTGAAACCGCACCACCGTAAAGAGTCTCACTCTGTCACCTTCTTCATTG GTCTATTCACTGGTTGCTTTGTTGCTCTTCTTGCTGGCTACATCATTGTGGCTCATTTGACTGGAATGTATAGAAAACACTCGGAGAACACTTTCTACATGGAAACTGCATATCCTGTACTTAG CATGTTTGGGCTCTTGTTTCTGCACTTATTCTTATACGGTTGCAACATATTTATGTGGCGAAAAGCGAGGATAAACTATAGTTTCATCTTCGAACTTGGGTCCAAAAATGAGCTCAAGTTCAGAGATGTTTTCTTGATTTGTACCGCTTCAATGTCTGTGATAGTTGGTGTCATGTTTGTTCATCTCTTGCTTCTCGCAAAAGGTTACTCCTTGCGGCAAGTCCAAGTGATCCCTGGCCTTCTATTACTG GTCTTCTTCTTAATACTGATTTGTCCCTTAAACATTTTCTACAAGTCGAGCCGTTACCGGCTTATAACAGTAATCAGAAACATTGTGTTCTCACCTCTTTACAAAGTCGTGATGCTCGATTTCTTCATGGCTGATCAACTTTGCAGCCAG GTACCGATGCTAAGGAACCTTGAATACATAGCCTGCTACTATATAACCGGCAGCTACGCAACACAGGACTATGGATATTGTATGAGAGTCAAGTACTACAGAGATCTTGCCTACGCAGTTTCATTCCTCCCGTACTACTGGAGAGCTATGCAG TGTGCAAGGAGGTGGTTTGACGAAGGCGAAACGAGCCACCTAGTGAACCTAGGGAAGTACGTGTCAGCCATGTTAGCAGCTGGAACCAAAGTGGCATACGAGAAAGAGAGGAGCACTGGTTGGCTCTGCCTTGTGGTGGCTATGTCAAGTATAGCCACAGTTTACCAATTGTACTGGGACTTTGTAAAAGATTGGGGTTTACTTCAACATAATTCCAATAACCCTTGGCTTAGAAACCAACTCATGCTTCGCCAAAAATATATTTACTACTTCTCTATG GTTCTAAATCTTGTTCTGAGGTTGGCATGGCTACAAACAGTTTTGCACTCAAGTTTTGAGCATGTGGATTATAGAGTCACAGGATTATTCTTGGCTGCTCTTGAAGTTATCAGGAGAGGACATTGGAACTTTTACCG ATTGGAGAATGAGCATCTAAATAATGCAGGGAAGTTTCGAGCTGTGAAGACAGTACCGCTTCCTTTCAGAGAGGTTGATGAAGAAGACTGA
- the LOC106296552 gene encoding phosphate transporter PHO1 homolog 1 isoform X2: MVKFTKQFEGQLVPEWKDAFVDYSQLKKDLKKIHLLTNKVEKKQTETSFIKTIKSSLGKLSIFGNKERESSRAIKVHTKLASSGSNSDVYETELLEKIADDTDAAKEFFVCLDTQLNKVNQFYKTKEKEFLERGECMKKQMEILIELKDAFKQKQANGESTQESKEDDSISCTISCEEDSVRSRTDQMQLQESCLDDLENNGVGALETPRSEESIKINSEDSKLRTVSAISYLIKEDLINQSSSKKCGPDGVNKLRISKKKLSHAEKMIKGALTELYKGLNYLKTYRSLNMLAFMNILKKFDKVTEKQILPIYLKVVESSYFNSSDKVINLSDEVEEWFIKHFAGENRRKAMKYLKPHHRKESHSVTFFIGLFTGCFVALLAGYIIVAHLTGMYRKHSENTFYMETAYPVLSMFGLLFLHLFLYGCNIFMWRKARINYSFIFELGSKNELKFRDVFLICTASMSVIVGVMFVHLLLLAKGYSLRQVQVIPGLLLLVFFLILICPLNIFYKSSRYRLITVIRNIVFSPLYKVVMLDFFMADQLCSQVPMLRNLEYIACYYITGSYATQDYGYCMRVKYYRDLAYAVSFLPYYWRAMQCARRWFDEGETSHLVNLGKYVSAMLAAGTKVAYEKERSTGWLCLVVAMSSIATVYQLYWDFVKDWGLLQHNSNNPWLRNQLMLRQKYIYYFSMVLNLVLRLAWLQTVLHSSFEHVDYRVTGLFLAALEVIRRGHWNFYRLENEHLNNAGKFRAVKTVPLPFREVDEED; encoded by the exons ATGGTGAAGTTCACAAAACAATTCGAGGGGCAGCTTGTACCTGAATGGAAAGACGCCTTTGTCGATTACTCTCAGCTCAAGAAGGACCTCAAAAAAATCCATTTGCTTACCAATAAAGTTGAGAAGAAACAAACAGAAACTTCCTTCATCAAAACCATCAAGTCCTCTTTAGGAAAGCTTTCCATTTTCGGAAACAAGGAACGCGAAAGCTCTCGTGCCATCAAA GTGCATACAAAGCTTGCCTCTTCTGGAAGTAACAGTGACGTGTATGAGACGGAACTTCTGGAGAAGATTGCTGATGATACCGACGCTGCAAAAGAGTTTTTTGTGTGTCTGGACACACAGCTTAACAAAGTGAACCAGTTCTACAAGACAAAGGAGAAAGAGTTCTTGGAGAGAGGAGAGTGTATGAAGAAGCAAATGGAGATACTCATTGAGCTCAAAGATGCTTTCAAACAAAAGCAAGCCAATGGAGAGTCTACTCAAGAATCAAAGGAAGACGATTCCATATCATGCACCATCTCATGCG AGGAAGACTCCGTTAGGAGCAGAACAGATCAAATGCAACTTCAAGAATCTTGCTTAGACGATTTGGAGAACAATGGAGTAGGAGCATTGGAGACCCCAAGATCAGAAGAATCGATCAAGATCAACAGCGAGGACTCCAAGCTGAGGACGGTTTCTG CTATAAGTTACTTGATCAAAGAAGATTTGATCAACCAGTCATCGTCCAAGAAATGTGGTCCAGATGGAGTCAACAAGCTGAGAATCAGCAAGAAAAAGCTAAGTCATGCTGAGAAAATGATCAAAGGAGCTTTGACAGAACTCTACAAAGGGTTAAATTATCTCAAAACTTACAGAAGCTTGAACATGTTAGCCTTCATGAACATTCTCAAGAAATTTGATAAG GTTACTGAAAAACAAATCCTTCCAATTTATCTCAAAGTGGTGGAGAGTTCTTACTTCAACAGTTCAGACAAG GTGATAAATCTATCAGATGAAGTTGAAGAATGGTTCATCAAGCACTTCGCAGGAGAAAATCGCAGAAAGGCGATGAAATATCTGAAACCGCACCACCGTAAAGAGTCTCACTCTGTCACCTTCTTCATTG GTCTATTCACTGGTTGCTTTGTTGCTCTTCTTGCTGGCTACATCATTGTGGCTCATTTGACTGGAATGTATAGAAAACACTCGGAGAACACTTTCTACATGGAAACTGCATATCCTGTACTTAG CATGTTTGGGCTCTTGTTTCTGCACTTATTCTTATACGGTTGCAACATATTTATGTGGCGAAAAGCGAGGATAAACTATAGTTTCATCTTCGAACTTGGGTCCAAAAATGAGCTCAAGTTCAGAGATGTTTTCTTGATTTGTACCGCTTCAATGTCTGTGATAGTTGGTGTCATGTTTGTTCATCTCTTGCTTCTCGCAAAAGGTTACTCCTTGCGGCAAGTCCAAGTGATCCCTGGCCTTCTATTACTG GTCTTCTTCTTAATACTGATTTGTCCCTTAAACATTTTCTACAAGTCGAGCCGTTACCGGCTTATAACAGTAATCAGAAACATTGTGTTCTCACCTCTTTACAAAGTCGTGATGCTCGATTTCTTCATGGCTGATCAACTTTGCAGCCAG GTACCGATGCTAAGGAACCTTGAATACATAGCCTGCTACTATATAACCGGCAGCTACGCAACACAGGACTATGGATATTGTATGAGAGTCAAGTACTACAGAGATCTTGCCTACGCAGTTTCATTCCTCCCGTACTACTGGAGAGCTATGCAG TGTGCAAGGAGGTGGTTTGACGAAGGCGAAACGAGCCACCTAGTGAACCTAGGGAAGTACGTGTCAGCCATGTTAGCAGCTGGAACCAAAGTGGCATACGAGAAAGAGAGGAGCACTGGTTGGCTCTGCCTTGTGGTGGCTATGTCAAGTATAGCCACAGTTTACCAATTGTACTGGGACTTTGTAAAAGATTGGGGTTTACTTCAACATAATTCCAATAACCCTTGGCTTAGAAACCAACTCATGCTTCGCCAAAAATATATTTACTACTTCTCTATG GTTCTAAATCTTGTTCTGAGGTTGGCATGGCTACAAACAGTTTTGCACTCAAGTTTTGAGCATGTGGATTATAGAGTCACAGGATTATTCTTGGCTGCTCTTGAAGTTATCAGGAGAGGACATTGGAACTTTTACCG ATTGGAGAATGAGCATCTAAATAATGCAGGGAAGTTTCGAGCTGTGAAGACAGTACCGCTTCCTTTCAGAGAGGTTGATGAAGAAGACTGA
- the LOC106299577 gene encoding protein IDA-like has protein sequence MAPCRTMVLLCLVLFLAASSSSYVAAARIGATVEMKNRKSLGFKDSLISGYLPKGVPIPPSAPSKRHNSLIDSHPH, from the coding sequence ATGGCTCCGTGTCGTACGATGGTTCTGCTCTGTCTGGTTCTGTTTCTGGCGGCGAGTAGCTCTTCTTATGTGGCCGCTGCAAGAATTGGAGCCACCGTGGAGATGAAGAATAGGAAGAGCTTAGGGTTTAAAGACAGCCTTATTTCTGGTTACTTGCCCAAAGGTGTTCCCATTCCTCCTTCTGCCCCTTCGAAGAGACACAACTCTCTTATTGACTCTCATCCTCATTGA
- the LOC106296803 gene encoding lysine-rich arabinogalactan protein 19, with protein MDSTSIIWSLLLAFALISPFSVNAQGPAASPATPTTTTPPPTITVPPPTTTATPPTTTFPPSTTTAQPPTTVVPPVSATPPPATPTTPPPAVTPTSSPPAPKVAPVISPVTPPPQPPPSPPVSAPTVSPPPATPPPAPASPPPASPPAPTSPPPAPASPPPALTPITLPPAPAPAKHKKKHKHKRHHHAPAPAPTPPSPPSPPVLTDSQDTAPAPSPFQNANGGNALNQLQGRVGMWLTTVMGTLVLLAMAA; from the exons ATGGATTCAACTTCAATCATTTGGTCTCTTCTATTAGCTTTTGCTCTTATCTCTCCCTTTAGTGTCAATGCACAAGGACCTGCCGCTTCACCAGCAACCCCCACCACCACTACTCCTCCTCCAACCATCACTGTTCCTCCACCAACAACCACTGCTACGCCACCAACAACCACTTTTCCCCCATCAACAACCACTGCTCAGCCTCCAACAACAGTCGTTCCGCCCGTTTCAGCTACTCCGCCACCAGCAACACCGACTACACCTCCACCAGCAGTTACTCCAACTTCATCACCACCAGCTCCAAAGGTTGCACCAGTAATCAGTCCAGTAACTCCACCTCCACAACCACCACCAAGCCCGCCCGTTTCAGCTCCAACCGTCTCACCACCACCAGCTACACCACCACCTGCACCGGCCTCTCCTCCACCGGCGTCACCACCTGCACCAACTTCTCCACCACCAGCACCAGCTTCACCCCCTCCAGCGCTTACACCAATAACTCTACCACCAGCACCAGCTCCTGCGAAGCACAAGAAAAAGCACAAACACAAGCGGCATCACCATGCCCCGGCTCCAGCACCAACTCCTCCAAGCCCTCCATCTCCTCCAGTTCTAACAGATTCCCAGGACACTGCTCCAGCACCATCACCTTTTCAGAACGCG AACGGAGGAAATGCATTGAATCAGCTACAAGGAAGAGTAGGAATGTGGCTCACTACCGTAATGGGAACTCTTGTTCTTCTGGCTATGGCAGCCTAA